One stretch of Nocardioides perillae DNA includes these proteins:
- a CDS encoding LysR family substrate-binding domain-containing protein, with product MTPAPLPPYRLGFVEGATPDKWARRWRERRQEPIELVPLLPEEQLEALDSGRVDACIARLPVPERCHVVRLYDDPAVVVAPADHLVAAADEVSLADLAEEQLVLPPDTVPGWTEVSTVERLPFPAMGVREAVEVVASGTGVVVVPASVARLHARKDTVVRPVVDGPVSEVALVWLREHDDERSQELVGVVRGRTARSSRGAAPDPARSAAPRSAAPPRRRGDARPAAGRGAQRRPGRGRR from the coding sequence GTGACCCCCGCTCCCCTGCCGCCCTACCGGCTCGGCTTCGTCGAGGGCGCCACCCCCGACAAGTGGGCCCGCCGCTGGCGCGAGCGGCGCCAGGAACCGATCGAGCTGGTGCCGCTGCTGCCGGAGGAGCAGCTCGAGGCCCTCGACAGCGGGCGGGTCGACGCGTGCATCGCGCGCCTCCCGGTGCCGGAGCGCTGCCACGTCGTCCGGTTGTACGACGACCCCGCCGTCGTCGTGGCACCCGCCGACCACCTCGTGGCGGCCGCCGACGAGGTGAGCCTGGCCGACCTCGCCGAGGAGCAGCTGGTGCTCCCGCCCGACACCGTGCCCGGCTGGACGGAGGTCTCGACCGTGGAGCGGCTGCCCTTCCCCGCCATGGGTGTGCGCGAGGCCGTCGAGGTGGTCGCCTCGGGCACCGGCGTCGTGGTCGTGCCGGCCTCCGTCGCGCGCCTGCACGCCCGCAAGGACACCGTGGTGCGCCCCGTCGTCGACGGGCCCGTCTCCGAGGTGGCGCTGGTGTGGTTGCGCGAGCACGACGACGAGCGCTCCCAGGAGCTCGTCGGCGTCGTGCGCGGGCGCACCGCCCGGAGCTCGCGCGGCGCCGCCCCCGACCCTGCCCGGTCAGCCGCGCCCCGGTCAGCCGCGCCCCCGCGGCGGCGGGGAGACGCCCGCCCGGCCGCGGGCCGAGGCGCTCAGCGCCGGCCCGGTCGCGGGCGTCGCTGA
- a CDS encoding DUF5703 family protein, with the protein MGRAERRAPGRGVEWEFEHVTYSREHPRGVVTKLLVERAEHGGWELDRVRIGADGTRRVVLRRKIIRQLRPTWVA; encoded by the coding sequence GTGGGACGAGCGGAGCGACGGGCCCCCGGCCGTGGGGTCGAGTGGGAGTTCGAGCACGTCACCTACTCCCGCGAGCACCCGCGGGGCGTGGTCACCAAGCTGCTCGTCGAGCGCGCCGAGCACGGCGGCTGGGAGCTCGACCGCGTGCGCATCGGCGCCGACGGCACCCGCCGCGTCGTCCTCCGGCGCAAGATCATCCGCCAGCTCCGTCCGACGTGGGTCGCCTGA
- a CDS encoding undecaprenyl-diphosphate phosphatase, producing the protein MVDLLKAVVLGTLQGLTEFLPISSSAHLRIFPELFGWGDPGAAFTAVVQLGTEVAVLLYFRHDIWRIASTWLRSLFRAEYRGTLDARMGWFIIVGSVPIVVLGVLLKDVIESDFRNLWVIGTTLVVLGVVLGVADRVGRTDRTIKQLRLRDAVLMGLAQAAALVPGVSRSGATISMGRFLGFDREAATRFAFLLAIPAVVGAGLFTLPDIGAGDNDYGWGPTIAATVVSFLVGYAAIAWLLRYVSTHSYLPFVLYRIGLGSLTLALVAGGVLQA; encoded by the coding sequence GTGGTGGACCTCCTCAAGGCCGTGGTGCTCGGCACGCTGCAGGGACTGACCGAGTTCCTGCCGATCTCCAGCAGCGCGCACCTGCGGATCTTCCCGGAGCTCTTCGGCTGGGGTGACCCGGGCGCAGCCTTCACGGCGGTCGTGCAGCTCGGCACCGAGGTGGCGGTGCTCCTCTACTTCCGCCACGACATCTGGCGCATCGCCTCGACGTGGCTGCGCTCGCTCTTCCGCGCGGAGTACCGCGGCACCCTCGACGCCCGGATGGGCTGGTTCATCATCGTGGGCTCCGTGCCGATCGTCGTGCTGGGCGTGCTGCTCAAGGACGTCATCGAGTCAGACTTCCGCAACCTGTGGGTCATCGGCACGACCCTGGTCGTGCTCGGCGTCGTGCTCGGCGTCGCCGACCGCGTCGGCCGCACCGACCGCACGATCAAGCAGCTCCGGCTCCGCGACGCCGTGCTCATGGGCCTGGCGCAGGCGGCCGCGCTCGTGCCCGGCGTCTCCCGCTCCGGCGCCACCATCTCGATGGGCCGCTTCCTCGGCTTCGACCGCGAGGCCGCCACCCGCTTCGCCTTCCTGCTCGCCATCCCCGCCGTCGTGGGGGCCGGGCTGTTCACGCTCCCCGACATCGGCGCAGGCGACAACGACTACGGCTGGGGCCCGACGATCGCCGCCACCGTCGTCAGTTTCCTCGTCGGGTACGCCGCGATCGCCTGGCTGCTGCGCTACGTCTCGACCCACAGCTACCTGCCGTTCGTGCTCTACCGCATCGGGCTGGGCAGCCTCACGCTCGCCCTCGTGGCCGGCGGCGTGCTGCAGGCCTGA
- a CDS encoding aldo/keto reductase has product MQQRAVGSTGLTVSRLGLGTMTWGRDTDEHEARDQLVAFVEAGGTLLDTAAGYGAGASETLLGQLLGDVVARDDVVLATKAGISARPDGSRRHDTSRGHLLPALDASLRRLGVDHVDLWQVHLWSGATPLEETLAALDTAVTSGRASYVGVSNYSGWQTAQAATWQRAVPGRAPLASTQVEYSLLNRGVEAEVLPAAAALGLGVLPWSPLGRGVLTGKYRSGTPSDSRGASPHFAGFVGAYLDDRAARVVEAVARAADGLGWTPLEVALVWVRDRPGVTAPVVGARTAAQLRGSLGVEELELPAEIVAALDDVSAD; this is encoded by the coding sequence ATGCAGCAGCGCGCGGTCGGGAGCACCGGCCTCACCGTCTCCCGGCTGGGGCTCGGCACGATGACGTGGGGTCGCGACACCGACGAGCACGAGGCGCGCGACCAGCTCGTCGCCTTCGTCGAGGCCGGCGGCACGCTGCTCGACACGGCGGCCGGCTACGGCGCGGGCGCCTCCGAGACGCTGCTGGGCCAGCTGCTCGGCGACGTGGTGGCACGCGACGACGTCGTGCTGGCGACGAAGGCCGGCATCAGTGCCCGGCCCGACGGGTCGCGGCGCCACGACACCTCGCGGGGCCACCTGCTCCCCGCGCTCGACGCGTCGCTGCGCCGGCTCGGCGTCGACCACGTCGACCTGTGGCAGGTCCACCTGTGGTCGGGTGCCACCCCGCTCGAGGAGACGCTGGCGGCGCTCGACACCGCCGTGACCTCGGGGCGCGCGTCCTACGTCGGTGTCTCGAACTACTCCGGCTGGCAGACGGCTCAGGCGGCCACGTGGCAGCGGGCGGTGCCCGGACGGGCGCCGCTCGCGTCCACCCAGGTCGAGTACTCCCTGCTCAACCGCGGTGTCGAGGCCGAGGTGCTGCCGGCGGCGGCCGCCCTCGGGCTCGGGGTGCTGCCGTGGTCGCCGCTGGGCCGCGGCGTGCTCACCGGCAAGTACCGCTCCGGCACGCCGTCGGACTCGCGCGGCGCCTCGCCCCACTTCGCCGGCTTCGTCGGCGCCTACCTCGACGACCGCGCGGCCCGCGTGGTCGAGGCCGTGGCCCGGGCCGCCGACGGGCTGGGATGGACTCCGCTCGAGGTGGCGTTGGTGTGGGTGCGCGACCGCCCGGGCGTCACGGCGCCCGTGGTCGGCGCGCGCACCGCGGCGCAGCTGCGCGGCTCCCTCGGCGTCGAGGAGCTGGAGCTGCCCGCCGAGATCGTGGCCGCGCTGGACGACGTGTCGGCCGACTGA
- a CDS encoding GuaB1 family IMP dehydrogenase-related protein: MRFLHDAAPPHDLTYDDVFTVPQHSTVASRFDVDLTTADGTGATIPVVVSNMTAIAGRRMAETVARRGGLTVVPQDIPVPVVRDVVAWVKQRHHVVDTAIELEPHQTVAEALSLLPKRAHRAAVVVEDGRPVGVVTEEDCAGVDRFAQVREVMSAPALLLDADAEPRASFERLEQARLRLAPAVDRDGRLVGVLTRTGALRATVYAPAVDARGGLRVGAAVGVNGDVAGKAAALLEAGVDCLVVDTAHGHQDRMLDALRAVRALDPAVPVVAGNVVSAAGTRDLVAAGADVVKVGVGPGAMCTTRMMTGVGRPQFSAVLECAAAARELGAHVWADGGVRHPRDVALALAAGAASVMVGSWFAGTHESPGDLVHDADGRAYKVSFGMASARAVAHRTSGESAFDRARKGLYEEGISSSRMYLDPARPGVEDLLDQICAGVRSACTYAGATTLDELHERAVVGVQSAAGYAEGRPLASSW, from the coding sequence GTGCGCTTCCTCCACGACGCGGCCCCGCCGCACGACCTGACCTACGACGACGTCTTCACGGTGCCGCAGCACTCCACGGTGGCCAGCCGCTTCGACGTCGACCTCACCACCGCCGACGGCACCGGCGCGACCATCCCGGTGGTGGTCTCGAACATGACCGCGATCGCCGGACGGCGGATGGCCGAGACGGTCGCGCGGCGCGGCGGGCTGACGGTGGTCCCGCAGGACATCCCGGTGCCGGTGGTGCGCGACGTGGTCGCGTGGGTCAAGCAGCGCCACCACGTGGTCGACACCGCCATCGAGCTCGAGCCGCACCAGACGGTCGCCGAGGCACTCTCGCTGCTGCCCAAGCGGGCCCACCGCGCCGCGGTGGTGGTCGAGGACGGCCGCCCCGTCGGGGTGGTCACCGAGGAGGACTGCGCCGGGGTGGACCGGTTCGCGCAGGTGCGCGAGGTCATGTCGGCGCCCGCGCTGCTCCTCGACGCCGACGCCGAGCCCCGTGCGTCGTTCGAGCGGCTCGAGCAGGCACGGCTGCGGCTGGCGCCGGCGGTCGACCGCGACGGGCGGCTCGTCGGCGTGCTCACCCGCACCGGGGCGCTCCGGGCGACCGTGTACGCCCCGGCGGTCGACGCCCGGGGCGGGCTGCGGGTCGGCGCCGCGGTCGGCGTGAACGGCGACGTGGCCGGCAAGGCGGCCGCGCTGCTCGAGGCCGGGGTGGACTGCCTGGTCGTCGACACCGCCCACGGCCACCAGGACCGCATGCTCGACGCGCTGCGCGCCGTGCGCGCCCTCGACCCCGCCGTGCCGGTCGTGGCGGGCAACGTCGTCTCGGCGGCCGGCACCCGCGACCTCGTCGCCGCCGGGGCCGACGTCGTGAAGGTCGGTGTCGGACCGGGTGCGATGTGCACCACCCGCATGATGACCGGTGTCGGACGGCCGCAGTTCTCCGCCGTGCTCGAGTGTGCGGCCGCGGCGCGCGAGCTCGGTGCGCACGTGTGGGCCGACGGCGGTGTGCGGCACCCGCGCGACGTGGCCCTCGCGCTCGCCGCCGGGGCCGCGTCGGTGATGGTCGGCTCGTGGTTCGCCGGCACGCACGAGTCGCCCGGCGACCTCGTGCACGACGCCGACGGGCGCGCCTACAAGGTGTCCTTCGGCATGGCCTCGGCCCGCGCGGTGGCCCACCGCACCTCGGGGGAGTCGGCCTTCGACCGCGCGCGCAAGGGGCTCTACGAGGAGGGCATCTCCTCGTCGCGGATGTACCTCGACCCCGCGCGCCCCGGCGTCGAGGACCTGCTCGACCAGATCTGCGCCGGGGTCCGCTCGGCGTGCACCTACGCCGGTGCGACCACGCTCGACGAGCTCCACGAGCGCGCGGTGGTCGGCGTGCAGTCCGCGGCCGGCTACGCCGAGGGTCGTCCGCTCGCCTCGAGCTGGTGA
- a CDS encoding M20/M25/M40 family metallo-hydrolase, with the protein MTTDDPRHDPAHEVVELCRDLIRIDTSNYGDADGPGERKAAEHVAALLDEVGIEAELVEGAPGRTNVVARWGGEGSDRPPLLLHGHLDVVPAAAEDWQVHPFSGEVQDGYVWGRGAVDMKDFDAMLLSVVRARTRAGRLPERPTVLCFTADEEAGGHQGAEVLVRDHPDLLADCTEAVGEVGGFSATVRGRRVYLIEAAEKGMAWMKLTARGKAGHGSMINPDNAVTTLTSAVARIGAHQWPVRLTPTMEVLLASVGELAGVEATPENADALIEEFGGAARMLGAVIRNTANPTMLGAGYKVNVVPTEATAHVDGRFLPGFEDEFFATLAELTGEGVEVEHVSHQQPWETPYDGDLVDAMSRSILAEDPEAVVAPYLMSGGTDAKHFRKLGMRSYGFAPLRLPADLDFTALFHGVDERVPVDALEFGARVFDRFLDDV; encoded by the coding sequence ATGACGACCGACGACCCGCGCCACGACCCCGCCCACGAGGTGGTCGAGCTGTGCCGCGACCTGATCCGGATCGACACGAGCAACTACGGCGACGCCGACGGCCCGGGGGAGCGCAAGGCGGCCGAGCACGTCGCCGCGCTGCTCGACGAGGTGGGCATCGAGGCGGAGCTCGTCGAGGGTGCGCCCGGTCGCACCAACGTCGTGGCCCGCTGGGGCGGCGAAGGGTCCGACCGCCCGCCGCTGCTGCTGCACGGGCACCTCGACGTCGTCCCGGCGGCAGCCGAGGACTGGCAGGTGCACCCGTTCTCCGGCGAGGTGCAGGACGGCTACGTCTGGGGTCGCGGCGCGGTCGACATGAAGGACTTCGACGCGATGCTGCTCTCGGTGGTCCGGGCGCGCACCCGTGCCGGTCGGCTGCCGGAGCGTCCGACGGTCCTGTGCTTCACCGCCGACGAGGAGGCGGGCGGTCACCAGGGCGCGGAGGTCCTGGTGCGCGACCACCCCGACCTGTTGGCCGACTGCACCGAGGCGGTCGGCGAGGTCGGCGGCTTCAGCGCCACCGTGCGTGGTCGTCGGGTCTACCTGATCGAGGCCGCCGAGAAGGGCATGGCCTGGATGAAGCTGACCGCGCGCGGCAAGGCCGGCCACGGCTCGATGATCAACCCCGACAACGCCGTCACCACGCTGACCTCCGCCGTGGCGCGCATCGGCGCACACCAGTGGCCGGTGCGCCTCACCCCCACGATGGAGGTGCTGCTGGCGAGCGTGGGCGAGCTGGCGGGCGTCGAGGCGACGCCGGAGAACGCCGACGCGCTCATCGAGGAGTTCGGTGGTGCGGCGCGGATGCTCGGCGCGGTCATCCGCAACACCGCGAACCCGACCATGCTCGGCGCCGGCTACAAGGTCAACGTGGTGCCGACCGAGGCCACCGCGCACGTCGACGGTCGCTTCCTGCCGGGCTTCGAGGACGAGTTCTTCGCCACCCTCGCCGAGCTCACCGGTGAGGGGGTCGAGGTGGAGCACGTCAGCCACCAGCAGCCCTGGGAGACGCCCTACGACGGCGACCTCGTCGACGCCATGTCCCGGTCGATCCTCGCCGAGGACCCCGAAGCCGTGGTCGCGCCCTACCTGATGAGCGGCGGCACCGACGCCAAGCACTTCCGCAAGCTCGGCATGCGGTCCTACGGTTTCGCGCCTCTGCGGCTGCCGGCCGACCTCGACTTCACCGCGCTCTTCCACGGTGTGGACGAGCGGGTGCCCGTCGACGCCCTCGAGTTCGGCGCGCGGGTCTTCGACCGCTTCCTCGACGACGTCTGA
- a CDS encoding alcohol dehydrogenase catalytic domain-containing protein — MQITGAVLDEIGRKRPYAGSRPLTVGSLELDDPGPGEVLVRIEAAGLCHSDLSVVDGNRVRPVPMLLGHEAAGRVEALGPGVTDLEVGRRVVMTFLPRCGECEGCRTDGRRPCVPGSVANGAGELLGGGRRLHRDGSDVHHHLGVSAFATHAVVDTRSLVPLDDDVPPDVAALLGCAVLTGGGAVLNDGHVEPGQTVGVVGLGGVGMAAVLTALASPDVRVVAVDALPAKLATARDLGAHAAYTPEEAAAAGVRADVVVEAAGHVRAFETALALTQAGGRTITVGLPAPDAFAQVSPLLLVAEARTIVGSYLGSAVPQRDVPVFVDLWRDGRLPVERLVSGRIGLDEVNAGMDALADGTALRQVIEL, encoded by the coding sequence TTGCAGATCACCGGAGCCGTGCTGGACGAGATCGGTCGGAAGCGGCCGTACGCCGGGTCCCGCCCGCTCACGGTCGGGTCGCTGGAGCTCGACGACCCGGGTCCTGGCGAGGTGCTCGTGCGGATCGAGGCGGCCGGGCTGTGCCACTCCGACCTCTCGGTCGTCGACGGCAACCGTGTGCGGCCCGTGCCGATGCTGCTGGGCCACGAGGCGGCGGGCCGCGTCGAGGCGCTCGGGCCGGGGGTCACCGACCTCGAGGTCGGGCGCCGCGTCGTCATGACCTTCCTGCCCCGCTGCGGGGAGTGCGAGGGCTGCCGCACCGACGGGCGCCGGCCCTGCGTGCCGGGGTCGGTCGCCAACGGGGCCGGGGAGCTCCTCGGCGGTGGGCGGCGGCTGCACCGCGACGGGTCCGACGTGCACCACCACCTCGGTGTCAGCGCCTTCGCCACCCACGCCGTGGTCGACACCCGCTCGCTGGTGCCGCTCGACGACGACGTGCCGCCCGACGTCGCGGCCCTGCTCGGCTGCGCCGTGCTCACCGGCGGTGGCGCGGTGCTCAACGACGGCCACGTCGAGCCCGGCCAGACCGTGGGCGTCGTCGGCCTCGGCGGCGTGGGCATGGCGGCGGTGCTCACCGCCCTCGCCTCGCCCGACGTGCGGGTCGTCGCGGTCGACGCGCTGCCTGCCAAGCTGGCGACGGCCCGCGACCTCGGTGCCCACGCGGCGTACACCCCCGAGGAGGCGGCCGCGGCGGGCGTGCGTGCCGACGTCGTCGTCGAGGCCGCCGGGCACGTGCGCGCCTTCGAGACCGCGCTCGCGCTCACCCAGGCCGGCGGTCGCACCATCACCGTGGGGCTGCCCGCGCCCGACGCCTTCGCACAGGTCTCGCCGCTGCTGCTGGTCGCCGAGGCCCGGACGATCGTGGGCAGCTACCTCGGCTCGGCGGTGCCGCAGCGCGACGTGCCCGTCTTCGTCGACCTGTGGCGCGACGGCCGGTTGCCGGTCGAGCGGCTCGTCTCCGGCCGGATCGGGCTCGACGAGGTGAACGCCGGGATGGACGCCCTCGCCGACGGCACCGCGCTGCGCCAGGTCATCGAGCTCTGA
- a CDS encoding PQQ-dependent sugar dehydrogenase, producing the protein MAGPDRPVQLQRLRGSRWVGVARTPVRRGRWAVTLRARPGATAYRVVAPATRAGGRRLPRRASRVRTVHATQSAALEVRPATLVGEEVPLRVVALPARAGRPLLLEQLRGGTWAEVATLRSGAAGAAAYTLPGGTTRTDLLRVTALPWRGAPATTSPERTLDRAPRALPRVGWPQEAFPVNRTQVTVVDVPQELEGPVEVFLDGVRLGRATRCPASAETEPCASGGDPTDPDALLRHTFAWDTTLVPNGPHDFTARTAGRHGRLADSVRVTVLNAVPDAVPTGLPEGFSLETVASGFTLPTQVEVLTGDSALVAEKGGTVRLVRDGRIDPRPVLDLGDRVVTEGDMGLVAMAVGPRFDRARVSGDLYLGWVHHDEGRPTTFPTVQNQRVSRFVVRNGVADPRSERVLLGGAPAAQCEDDADARRPGCLPALGTGHTVDDLLFAPDGSLFVSVGDGILVEGDSSLNLRAQDLDTALGKVLRIDPATGRGLRGNPFVRSGTPLTSHRARVWAYGLRNPFRMTRNPRTGRLYVGDVGNGATEEVDVVRPGANFGWPCFEGTVPQDVDGPVCAALQADPRSVTAPAWSYPHTERGGSVVGGAFYTGGEYPPSWDGTHVVGDYAQGFVSQLRWDARDRLVGEPVPLVSPEASGAPVAFEMGPDGRLWYVAIGGFEPGSGQLRRLRYAAGCQPGEYVTELFASTTPTGTPTGTPAARRCDREPGGSWGAGAPDPALPADGFAVRWTGRPTLPGGTYRFSATTDGALRVEVDGRTVLERAATSGPTATTSEPVRLGSGQHRVVVEYAHVSGEASLALTRDRVGTAPTVRLTAPWSGLTLLDGETVDYTAVASDAEDGPLGDDAVEVLAETVHYPVAGGATSTPHSHPAAVRPGRSGSVRADGVHAPGRVLMRLTARATDSSGWTSLSAPVWLCVDGNRVGPCVPHGAGGDGGGDGGDTLSR; encoded by the coding sequence TTGGCGGGCCCCGACCGCCCGGTGCAGCTGCAGCGCCTGCGGGGCAGCCGGTGGGTGGGGGTGGCGCGCACGCCGGTGCGCCGCGGCCGGTGGGCCGTCACGCTGCGAGCGCGCCCCGGTGCCACCGCCTACCGCGTCGTCGCCCCGGCGACCCGGGCCGGCGGCCGTCGCCTCCCGCGCCGCGCCAGCCGGGTCCGCACCGTGCACGCGACGCAGTCGGCCGCGCTCGAGGTGCGCCCGGCGACGCTCGTCGGCGAGGAGGTCCCCCTGCGCGTCGTCGCGCTGCCGGCCCGGGCCGGGCGCCCGCTGCTGCTCGAGCAGCTGCGCGGCGGCACCTGGGCCGAGGTCGCGACGCTGCGCTCGGGAGCGGCGGGCGCCGCGGCGTACACCCTGCCGGGCGGCACCACCCGCACCGACCTGCTGCGCGTCACCGCGCTGCCCTGGCGCGGCGCGCCGGCCACCACCTCGCCCGAGCGCACCCTGGACCGGGCGCCGCGGGCGCTGCCCCGCGTCGGCTGGCCGCAGGAGGCCTTCCCCGTCAACCGCACGCAGGTCACGGTCGTCGACGTGCCGCAGGAGCTCGAGGGCCCGGTCGAGGTGTTCCTCGACGGGGTGCGGCTCGGCCGGGCGACGCGCTGCCCCGCCAGTGCCGAGACCGAGCCGTGCGCCAGCGGCGGGGACCCGACCGACCCCGACGCGCTGCTGCGCCACACCTTCGCCTGGGACACCACGCTCGTGCCCAACGGTCCGCACGACTTCACCGCCCGCACCGCAGGCCGCCACGGCCGCCTCGCCGACTCCGTGCGCGTCACCGTGCTGAACGCGGTCCCCGACGCCGTGCCCACCGGGCTGCCGGAGGGCTTCAGCCTCGAGACGGTGGCGAGCGGGTTCACCCTGCCGACCCAGGTCGAGGTGCTCACCGGCGACAGCGCCCTCGTCGCCGAGAAGGGCGGCACCGTCCGCCTGGTCCGCGACGGGCGGATCGACCCGCGGCCGGTGCTCGACCTCGGCGACCGCGTCGTCACCGAGGGCGACATGGGCCTCGTGGCGATGGCGGTCGGCCCGCGCTTCGACCGCGCGCGGGTGAGCGGCGACCTCTACCTCGGCTGGGTGCACCACGACGAGGGCCGCCCCACCACCTTCCCGACCGTGCAGAACCAGCGGGTGTCGCGCTTCGTCGTGCGCAACGGCGTGGCAGACCCCAGGAGCGAGCGCGTGCTGCTGGGCGGCGCGCCCGCGGCGCAGTGCGAGGACGACGCCGACGCCCGCCGCCCCGGCTGCCTGCCCGCCCTCGGCACGGGCCACACCGTCGACGACCTGCTCTTCGCGCCCGACGGCTCGCTCTTCGTCTCCGTCGGCGACGGCATCCTCGTCGAGGGTGACTCATCGCTGAACCTGCGCGCGCAGGACCTCGACACCGCCCTCGGCAAGGTGCTGCGCATCGACCCCGCCACCGGTCGGGGGCTGCGCGGCAACCCCTTCGTGCGCTCCGGCACCCCCCTCACGAGCCACCGCGCCCGCGTGTGGGCCTACGGCCTGCGCAACCCCTTCCGCATGACCCGCAACCCCCGCACCGGCCGGCTCTACGTCGGCGACGTCGGCAACGGCGCCACGGAGGAGGTCGACGTCGTGCGCCCCGGCGCCAACTTCGGCTGGCCGTGCTTCGAGGGCACCGTGCCCCAGGACGTCGACGGCCCCGTCTGCGCCGCCCTGCAGGCCGACCCGCGCTCGGTCACGGCCCCCGCGTGGTCCTACCCCCACACCGAGCGCGGCGGGTCGGTGGTGGGCGGTGCGTTCTACACCGGCGGCGAGTACCCACCCTCGTGGGACGGCACCCACGTGGTCGGCGACTACGCGCAGGGCTTCGTGTCGCAGCTGCGCTGGGACGCGCGCGACCGCCTCGTCGGCGAGCCCGTCCCGCTCGTCTCCCCGGAGGCCAGCGGGGCGCCCGTCGCCTTCGAGATGGGCCCCGACGGCCGGCTCTGGTACGTCGCGATCGGCGGCTTCGAGCCCGGCAGCGGCCAGCTGCGCCGACTGCGGTACGCCGCGGGGTGCCAGCCCGGCGAGTACGTCACGGAGCTCTTCGCCTCGACCACCCCCACCGGCACCCCCACCGGCACGCCCGCCGCGCGCCGGTGTGACCGGGAGCCGGGCGGCAGCTGGGGCGCGGGTGCCCCCGACCCGGCGCTGCCCGCCGACGGCTTCGCCGTGCGCTGGACCGGTCGGCCCACGCTGCCGGGCGGCACCTACCGCTTCTCGGCGACCACCGACGGCGCCCTGCGGGTCGAGGTCGACGGCCGCACCGTGCTCGAACGGGCCGCGACCTCCGGCCCGACCGCGACCACCTCCGAGCCGGTGCGGCTCGGGTCGGGCCAGCACCGCGTCGTCGTGGAGTACGCCCACGTCTCCGGCGAGGCCTCCCTCGCGCTGACCCGCGACCGCGTCGGCACGGCCCCGACGGTCCGGCTCACCGCACCCTGGAGCGGCCTCACCCTGCTCGACGGCGAGACGGTCGACTACACCGCGGTCGCGAGCGACGCCGAGGACGGCCCGCTCGGCGACGACGCGGTCGAGGTTCTCGCGGAGACCGTGCACTACCCCGTCGCGGGCGGCGCCACCAGCACGCCCCACAGTCACCCCGCGGCGGTCCGGCCCGGGCGCTCCGGCTCGGTGCGGGCCGACGGCGTCCACGCCCCCGGCCGGGTGCTGATGCGGCTCACCGCCCGCGCCACCGACAGCAGCGGGTGGACCAGCCTGAGCGCCCCGGTCTGGCTCTGCGTCGACGGCAACCGCGTCGGCCCGTGCGTGCCGCACGGCGCGGGCGGCGACGGGGGCGGCGACGGGGGCGACACACTGTCCCGGTGA
- a CDS encoding GrpB family protein produces MRTHPLWRPFALADLAEVAQARVGAPPPRLVTVVPYDPAWPEAYEQVAARVRSALGDAVLTLEHVGSTAVPGLAAKAVVDVDLTVADPADEASWLPPLERAGFVLRVREPGWDEHRVLTLESPVTNLHVWPPGAPEPARHVLFRDWLRRDAVDREAYAALKLALGRRGFTDGMDYNNHKAALVYDVYERAFAADPAHPHDPHPR; encoded by the coding sequence GTGCGGACCCACCCGCTGTGGCGCCCCTTCGCGCTGGCCGACCTCGCCGAGGTCGCCCAGGCCCGCGTCGGCGCGCCACCGCCGCGCCTGGTCACCGTCGTCCCCTACGACCCCGCCTGGCCCGAGGCCTACGAGCAGGTCGCCGCCCGCGTGCGCTCCGCCCTCGGCGACGCCGTCCTGACCCTGGAGCACGTCGGCTCGACCGCGGTGCCGGGCCTGGCCGCGAAGGCGGTGGTCGACGTCGACCTCACGGTCGCCGACCCGGCGGACGAGGCCTCCTGGCTGCCGCCACTCGAGCGGGCCGGCTTCGTGCTGCGAGTGCGCGAGCCCGGCTGGGACGAGCACCGGGTGCTGACGCTGGAGTCCCCCGTCACGAACCTCCACGTGTGGCCGCCCGGCGCCCCGGAGCCGGCACGCCACGTGCTCTTCCGCGACTGGCTGCGCCGGGACGCAGTCGACCGCGAGGCGTACGCCGCCCTCAAGCTCGCTCTCGGCCGGCGCGGGTTCACCGACGGGATGGACTACAACAACCACAAGGCCGCGCTCGTGTACGACGTCTACGAGCGTGCCTTCGCCGCAGACCCCGCCCACCCCCACGACCCCCACCCCCGCTGA